GGTATATTGGTTTTGCTCTTGCATAAATACTATTCTATTTTTCGCTAATTTACTTAAAATTGTGAAACTTTAAAAGTTCTGAAAATTAATATTTCTTTAAACAGTTAATACCTACAATGTAATACACGATTGATATTTAACTGAAACACTGAACGTTACTTTTAGTGTTTTATTGAAGTTGTTGTAAACAAATTTATTAAACCACAGCGCCAAACAACGGCTTTAAACGAGTTTATAAGCTTATTTTCTCACCTTGTTTCGGGAAAATATAATGTACGTGATATGGGTTTTTAGCTAACAATTCTTGCTGAATCACAGCTTCATTATCACCTTCTGGTTTAATATGCGTAATAATTACGTTCAAATTTTTTAATGCTTTTTTGCCGGTAAATTGAGCTAAGCTAGCTAATTCTTCTTGCAATAAATTTGGAGTTAAATGGCCAAAAAGCAAATGTTCGGGTTGTGCGTTTGGGAAAGAAACCTCAATTAAAATAGCTTTAAGCTGTTTGTTTTTAATTAATGGCGCAACATATTGCCATAAGTTTTTTAGCTGCTCGCTTTTTTCTAATCGGTCTGCTCCTGTATCACTTAAATACAACACATAATTTTGATTGGCATCTGCAATTAAAGCAGCCGAACTTTTATAGGGTTTAACATGATCTAAAACAAATGGCGTTGCTGTAAGCTTTGTATTTTGCAACGCAACGGGTTTTTTAGCTGTTAAATAATGATATTGGTATTTGTTTAAAATAGGCGTTTGCCCATCGTTAGCAAAATTAATCCAGGTGCTGTTTATAAAGTAATGATCTTTGTAAATATCTATTACAAAATCGAATCCGTAAATTGGTTTTTTAGCATCGGAAGGCGAATTGATTATTAAGCCGGAATTATGATCTAAATGCCCGTGGGTAATAAAATAACCTTTAATGTAGTTTTGTAAAACATCGGCTTCTGTGGTTGTAAAAGTTTTATTTTCAACCGCTTTTTTAATTCCAGATCCTACGGTTCCGGCATCAAAACAAATAAATTCATTGGCGTTGTGTTCGCCTATTAAATATGCCGATAAATTTCCTTCTAATCCTCCGCCATAAACACCTAAAGGCACAATATCAAAACTTGGAGTTTGGGCAAATACAAAACTTGACAAACAAACAGAGAATAAAAAGGAAGTAATTTTTTTCATATTTATTTTTATACAAAGGTACTTTAAAAACCAGCAAATTCAGCACTTTGATGCGAAACAATTTATTTATGATGGATGCTTTTAATATCGTTTATTAATTGTTCGGCAATAGGTTTTGGCACTTCGTAATATTTAATAATTGGGCTCGATAATTTATCGGGTTTAATTTTAACGCCGTACATTTTACAATATTCTTTTGTAAATTCAGCTCCGAAATACAAAATCATAGCCGAATAATATACCCAAACTAAAATTAACATAACCGATCCGGCAGCTCCGTAAGCCGTTGCAATATTCGTATTGCCCAAATAAAACCCGATTCCGTATTTACCTAACATAAATAAAACAGCTGTAAAACAAGCTCCAACCGAAGCATCTTTCCATCTAATATGTCCGCCCGGCAAAACCTTATAAATAACTGCAAACAAAATGGCTACAACAAGTAAAATAACCACATTGTTTAAAATCAGCATCAAATAAACTGAAAAGTCGAACAAATCTTTAAAAAAGTTATTGTAAATAAAATCTAAAGCTGAGTTTAAAATTAAGGTTACCAACAAAATAAATCCTAAACTAACAATCATGGAAAAAGACAGCAAACGATTAATTACAAAACGTAAAATACCTTTGGTTGGCTTAGCCTGAAAACCCCAAATGTAATTAATAGAACTTTGAATTTCGGCAAAAACTCCGCTGGCACCAAACAACAAAGTTACACCACCAACAATGGCAGCTATTTTATTTTCGCCATCAATGTTTATGTTTTGCATGGCAGTTTCTATTTGTTGTGCCGAATTTTGTCCAACCAAAGCGCTAATTTGTGCAAATAATTCGCTACGCACTTCGGTTTCTCCATAAAAATACCCGCAAACCGCAATTATTATAATAGATAAAGGTGCAATTGCAAAAACGGTATAATACGACAACGCAGCGCTAAATTTAAGCGCATTATCGTTTAAAAAACTTTGTACGGAATTGTTTAACAACCTAACAACAGGA
This genomic window from Flavobacterium agricola contains:
- a CDS encoding 3',5'-cyclic-nucleotide phosphodiesterase; its protein translation is MKKITSFLFSVCLSSFVFAQTPSFDIVPLGVYGGGLEGNLSAYLIGEHNANEFICFDAGTVGSGIKKAVENKTFTTTEADVLQNYIKGYFITHGHLDHNSGLIINSPSDAKKPIYGFDFVIDIYKDHYFINSTWINFANDGQTPILNKYQYHYLTAKKPVALQNTKLTATPFVLDHVKPYKSSAALIADANQNYVLYLSDTGADRLEKSEQLKNLWQYVAPLIKNKQLKAILIEVSFPNAQPEHLLFGHLTPNLLQEELASLAQFTGKKALKNLNVIITHIKPEGDNEAVIQQELLAKNPYHVHYIFPKQGEKISL
- a CDS encoding YihY/virulence factor BrkB family protein; the encoded protein is MKFTNFIIQFLKEHPVVRLLNNSVQSFLNDNALKFSAALSYYTVFAIAPLSIIIIAVCGYFYGETEVRSELFAQISALVGQNSAQQIETAMQNINIDGENKIAAIVGGVTLLFGASGVFAEIQSSINYIWGFQAKPTKGILRFVINRLLSFSMIVSLGFILLVTLILNSALDFIYNNFFKDLFDFSVYLMLILNNVVILLVVAILFAVIYKVLPGGHIRWKDASVGACFTAVLFMLGKYGIGFYLGNTNIATAYGAAGSVMLILVWVYYSAMILYFGAEFTKEYCKMYGVKIKPDKLSSPIIKYYEVPKPIAEQLINDIKSIHHK